The Arthrobacter sp. D5-1 genome segment ATAACCGGCGCCTGGGCGACAGGCGCTTCGGCGACAGGCGCTTCGGAGACAGGCGCGACGACGGTGCGTGCCGGCGTCGTGCGGTGGGAAGCCGGCGCTTCGGCCGCCCTGGCTTCAAGAACTGCCTGGTGGTCCTGAACGGTACCTTCGGCATTCTCGGCGACCGTGGCTGCCTCTACCGAAGCTGCCGGCCGCTTACGCGCGCGGCGCTTGACGGCGTCGGCCTTCGGTCCCGAACCGACCAGCGGGCCACCGGCTGGACGGTTGTCATCGTGGTCGTCATCGGCGGGCAGTTTGCCGTACAACGGCATCTCGATGGCGGGAGCTGCCGGCGCGACATCGCCTGTACCCTCTGTGCCTTCCACGCCTTCGGCAACAGCGATGATTGCCGTGCCGACCTCCACTGTGATGCCCTCTTCCACCAGCAACTCGGTAACTGTGCCCGCGAAGGGCGACGGCAGCTCGACGAGGGACTTGGCGGTCTCGATCTCGCACAGGACATCGTTGATCGCCACAACGTCGCCGGGCTTGACCTTCCAAGCCACTACCTCGGCCTCGGTCAGGCCCTCGCCTACGTCCGGCAGGTTGAATTTCTTTACAGTCACAGTGGTCCTCGGTTTCCGGTTACCTGGCAGCGAAGCCGGGCAGGATCAGGGCGGTTTGGTAGGCCAGTGGGCGCTGGTAGGCCTCTGGGCTTTAGTAGGCCAGGGAGCGGTCGAGCGCTTCGAGGATCTTGTCGATGTCCGGCAAGTAGTCCTCTTCCACCTTGGCAACGGGATAGGGCATGTGGAATCCGCCCACACGGATCACAGGAGCTTCAAGGTGCAGGAACGCCCGCTCGCTGATACGTGCCGCGATCTCACCTCCGATGCCGCCGAAGGTGGGGGCCTCATGGGCGACGATCAGCCGGCCGGTTTTCTTGACCGAGGCTTCCACGGTGTCGAAGTCCAGGGGCGAGATGGAACGGAGGTCGATCACCTCGATGCTCCGTCCGTCCTCGGTGGCAGCGTTGGCGGCTGCCAAGGCCACAGGCACCAGCGGTCCGTAAGCCACGATGGTGGCATCGGTCCCCTCGCGCACAACGTGCGCCTTGAAGGGATCCTCCGAAAGGCCGGCATTCTCGACGTCCACTTCACCCTTGAGCCAATACCGGCGCTTGGGTTCGAAGAAGATGACAGGGTCCTGGCACTCAATGGCTTTCTGGATCATCCAGTAAGCATCGTGGGCGTTGGACGGCGAGATGATGCGCAGGCCGGCAGTGTGTGCGAACAGCGCTTCCGGAGACTCGGAGTGGTGCTCGATCGAACCTATGCCGCCGCCGTACGGAATGCGGATGACAACAGGCACGGTGAGTTTGCCGAGGCTGCGGGCGTGGATCTTGGCAAGCTGCGTGGTGATCTGGTTGAAGGCCGGGTAGACAAAGCCATCAAACTGGATCTCGCACACCGGTGAATACCCACGCAGGGCCAAGCCGATTGCCGTACCCACAATGCCCGATTCGGCCAACGGCGTGTCCAGGACGCGTTCGTCGCCGAATTCCTTGATGAGGCCATCGGTGACGCGGTAGACGCCGCCAAGGTGGCCGATGTCCTCACCCATGAGCAGGGACTTGGGATTATCCGTCAGCGATGCGCGCAGACCCTCGTTGATGGCCTTCGCAATGGTCATGGTTACCATCAGTTAGCTGTCTCCTCATCGCTTTCGAATCCGGCCGAGTACTCCTCGAACCAGGCCAGTTCCTCCGCAATCAGAGGGTGTTGTTCGGCGTAGACGCTGGCGAACGCATCCCGGATGTCCGGAACTTCAAGGCCATGCGTGGTGCTGCGGACATACTTGGCCAGCTCATCGCCGTCGGCTTTGACCTGGTCAAAGAAAGCTTCGTCCGCAAGCCCTTCGGCGCGCAGGTAGGTCTCCAGGCGGTCCAGGGGATCCTTCTCGCGCCAGGCAGCTTCCTCGGCGGATTCGCGGTATTTGGTGGGGTCATCAGCGGTGGTGTGCGCACCCACCCGGTAGGTGTACGCCTCGATCAGCACCGGGCCGCGGCCCTCACGGGCATGCTCCAAGGCCCACTCGGTGACGGCGTGAACTGCGATGACGTCATTGCCGTCCACACGGATTCCCGGGAAGCCGTAGCCCTTGGCTCGATTGGCCAGCGGCACTTTGGTCTGGACTTCGGTGGGCACGGAAATGGCCCAGTGATTGTTCTGGCAGAAGAACACGACCGGTGCGTCGTAGGACGCTGCAAAGACCATGGACTCGTGGACGTCGCCTTCTGAGCTGGCTCCGTCACCGAAGTAAGCGATGACTGCGGCTTTGGGGTCTGTGGAGTCAGTTGCTGCGGCAAGCTTCTGGTCCCTCTGGATACCCATCGCATAGCCAACTGCGTGCAGCGTCTGGGCTGCAAGAACCAGCGTGTACAGGTGGAAGTTGTTCTCACGGGGATCCCAGCCGCCGTTGGACACGCCGCGGAACTGCTTGAGCAGTTCAGCAAGGTCCACATTGCGGACCAGCGCGACACCGTGTTCGCGGTAGGTGGGGAAGATGTAGTCCTGGGGCTGGCTTGCATGGCCGGACCCGATCTGCGCAGCTTCCTGGCCTGTCAGCGGCACCCACAGCGCCAACTCACCTTGGCGCTGCAAGGCGGTGGCTTCCTGGTCAAAACGACGGATCCTCGCCATATCTGTGTAGAAAACACGCAACTTCTCCGGATCGATGCGCTTGGCGTAATCCGAGAACACTGGATCTGAACCCAGTTTTCCGTCAGGGCCTAGCAACTGAACCATTTCCACCGGTTCGCCTGGCGCGGCTGCTGCCGCGGAGGTTGCCGCGAGAGTGTCTTCCGTCCCGGGGGGCAGTTGTGTCGAGCCCATTCCGTCTCCTTGCTTGCCACGGCGGGTGCCGGGCAATGTCTGTCGCTGGGATATATGCCCGTTCCGGAATGTATTCCGGAACGGGCATATTATTGGCTTTCGTCCCTTACTTTATCGGCAGTAAGTTGGGTTGGCGCATTTGTTAACCGCTAGGAACCCAGCGGCGCCTTTGTATAACCTGCACAGAGTTCCAGGAATCGGGTGTTGGCCTCGACCTCACCGATGCTCACCCGAACACCCTCATTGGCGAAGGCCCGCACGGACAATGCTTGCTCTGCCGCCAAGGCCGCAAACTCGCCACTGTGCTCACCAAGATTCAGCCAAATGAAGTTGCCCTGGGCTTCAGGAACAAACCACCCAAGGTCCCGCAGACCGGCTGTGACACGGTCCCGCTCGTCCACCAGGCTTTGTACCCTTTCCACAACCTGATCGAAATTCTCGAGGGAGGTAACGGCGGCGCGTTCTGCGATTTGGGAAACTGCAAAAGGAGTGGCGGTGACGCGGAGGTGCTGCGTGAGCGCGGGGCCCGAGACACTGTATCCAACCCTCAAACCGGCCAGTCCGTGTGCCTTGGAGAAGGTCCTCAGTACCACCACATTGGGATAATCGCGGTACAACTTGATGCCGTCCACCGCGTCTGCATCCCGAACGAACTCCTGATACGCCTCATCGATGACCACCACCACGTGTGGGGGTACAGACTGGATGAAGCGCTCAGTTTCTTCTGCCGTGAGGATGGGCCCTGTGGGGTTGTTCGGGGTGCACAGGAGGATCACCTTGGTGCGGACAGTGACGGCCGAGGCCATGGTCTCGAGGTCGTGCCGTCCGTCGGCCAGCAATGGGATCTGGACACTGGCGGCACCTGCAAGGCCGACACAGATGGGGTATGCCTCGAAAGAACGCCAGGCGTAGATGACCTCGTCCTGCTTGCCGTCGTCGTTCTGCCCGGCAAACGTTGCGAGAATCTGGTTCAGCGCTCCAAGGCTGCCCGCACCAGTGACGACATCGTCGGCGGGGACATCAAGGAAGCCGGCAAGCGCGGTTCGCAACTTGGTGGCGAGTGGATCCGGGTAACGGTTGATATCGGACTGGTCAGCAATTGCCTGCAACACTGCAGGAATCGGAGGCAGCGGGTTTTCGTTGGACGACAATTTGTAGCTGGTGAGGCCCTCAATCGCAGCGGGGGGTTTACCTGCCGCGTACTTCGGTAGCCTGTCCACGACCGGTCGAGGGAGTACGCCCTCCGGTGCGTTGTCAGTAGTAGTCATGGCTTCAAGCCTACTTGGCTGCTTATGGCTAATGCTGAGCTGATTAACAGCTCCGTGTGAAAGCATGGGCCCATGGGTTCATTCATCATTCGCGTCCTCATTAATGGGCTTGCCCTGTGGGTGGCCACCTGGCTCCTGCAAGGAATGGATATCACCACAAGTGCCACCGAGACAGCCGCCACCAATGCAGGACTCACCCAGGGCGCAGACACCGCCGGCATCATCCTGGCGTACTTGTTCATAGGACTGATTTTTGGTGTAGTGAACGCAGTCGTCCGCCCTCTGGTCAGGCTGCTGTCCCTTCCGGTAACCATCCTCACGCTTGGTCTGTTCACCATCGTGATCAACGCGGCGATGCTGTACCTCACTGCCTGGCTGAGCTCTTTCACGCCGGTGCACCTCACCCTCGACTCGTTCTTCTGGACAGCCATTCTGGCCTCGCTCATCATCAGCATCATTTCGATGGTGGCGGGCCTGATACCTGGAGCCCGCAAGCGGTAGGAGCAGCGCACCTACCGCGTTCCGGCCCCCTTCCTCGTGTCCTGGACTGTCGGCGGCGAATCCGGCTTCACCGCCAACGGCAAAACTGCCAACCGCGAGACCGGCATCGGCGCCCTTTCCATCTTGAACCGCGTCACTCTTGCTACCCCACCGGCCCCCACAACCCCCGCGAATACGGCGGTCGAAGCGACCAGTGACTCGTCGTGGCTCGCGGCAACCAACTCTGCACCTGCCGCGTAATTCTCCTGATCGTGTCCCGGGCCAAGGCCAGAGTCCTGGCCTTCGGGCGTCCTGACCTCGTCTGTCAGCGACACCGTCACCCTGTCTTTCGTATCGGCGTTTACTTGGCCGTCTATTCCCGGGACCCAGTCCTGCACATGCTCCAGGTGGAGTGAGGTAATGCCCGGCTCGGGGGTAATGCCGCCGACAGGGGCTCCGGCTGTCAACACGTATTTGAGGTCGAACTCTCTGAGAAAGGCCTGGTTCCGACTGAGGTTCATGGCGTGTATACCGCCTTGGCTGTGCCCCACCGCTACGACGTGGTCTCCGGCTTCTGCTCCGGCTTCGCGGAGGGCCTGGCCAACAGCCGGGATCACTTCCTCCGAATCGTAGGCAACAGCCTCGCCGATCCCTTGAATATCGAGCGGGTTCGTATTGGGTGAGTTGGGTTGGGTTCCAGGTATCAGCACCATCCAGGACGACGAGCCGTCCTGTTCGAACTGGATGACCTCGATCTCGCCGTCATTCCGGGCGTGAAGCCTCTCGAGCCGGCGAAGGCTTTCTGCCATTGAAGGCTCCACATGTTCTACTGCTTGCTCAACTTTTCCGACCCTGACGTCTCTGGGTTGAAGGACTTCCAGGAGCGGCGACTCCAGAATTCCGTGAAGGGTATCCCTCGTGTTCGTCCAAGGTGGAACCACGACACCCCTGAGGACGTTGTGCGTCATGTCGCGGCCAGGGAACCAGCCTGTTCCGGAGACCCTTAGCTCATCGAGACGCAGTTGCTGCCGGAAGCCGTTGCCTGCTTCCATTAGCTCGTAATCCCGGTGGCTGGCCCGAACACCCGCGCTGACCTCAATCAACTCCTGACGCACTTGCGCCACGTCCCTCCTGCTCCCGGCAATGGCGTCGGCGGCACTGCGGCCCGAGTCGAGGGACTCGTATAGATACGGTTCCAGATCGTCTTGGACCCGACGTGCCTCGTCTTCGATACCAAGGAGCTGTTGGACTACGTCATCGAGTTGGGTTGCGCCCCGCAGAAGTTCCTCCAACTGGAAAGACATCCCTCCCACCCCGCCCCGTATGGTGAGAATTCCGTCCGGCGCCGGTGGTAAGGGTCGTGGCGCTTCCCCGGCTCCCACTGGAGCTGAATCGGCCATTACTGGCCCCTCTCACCGGAAACTGAAACGTTCCGGGAATGACGCAACACCAAGGCAGCTGCGGCGTCCATGGCCTCACGGGCACGCATCAGCGCTGAAGCATGCAGGGCAACGGTTGTCCGGTAGGCGCGTCCGGCGGGAGACTGCCAGTCATCCATTTGGGTTCTTCGCAAGGACGTCAGAACAGCATCCACTTGGTCCACGCACGTCTTGAGGCGCCAAGCGAGCCGTTGGACTTCGTGGCTTCTGGACGCACACTCCAGGGGGCCAAAAGTGGGCGGGTTGGCTGCAGGCATCAAGCCGACGCTCATGTCCGTATACTCCATTGATTGTTCTGCTGATCGGTAGGTTCGACGCTACGGAGTGCCAGAGCCCGACGAAAGCGCTGACGTTGCGTATGTGGATAACCCGGGGGTCGTCCACATAGCGTCGTCACCGACTCGGGCACCATTGCGGAACATGAAAGAATAGGGACCATGGCTGAATCCCCTCGCGTGTCCCTCGCTTCCGAACCCCTCGCCCTTGGCGCCCTTGACGGCCGCTACCGTGCCGCCGTCGCGCCCCTCGTGGATTATTTGTCCGAGGCTGCACTTAACCGCGATCGCGTTCACGTCGAGGTCGAGTGGCTCATCCACCTGACCAGCCAGTCAGTACTGCCGGGTGCCGGTCCTCTCTCCGACGAGCAGATCGCGCAATTGCGTGCCATCGTTACCGATTTCAATGCCGAATCGGTCAACGAACTCGCCGAGATCGAGGCTGTCACTGTCCACGACGTCAAGGCCGTGGAGTACTACATCGGCCGCCGCCTGCCCGCCATTGGCATCGAGAACCTCACCGCCATGGTGCACTTTGGCTGCACCTCGGAAGACATCAACAACCTCTCCTATGCCGTCGGCATCAAGGGCGCAGTGGAGAACGTGTGGCTCCCGAACGCCGCCGCCCTCGTCCAGCAGATCGAGGCCATGGCGGAAGAGAACCGCGCTGTGCCCATGCTGTCCCGCACACATGGCCAGCCCGCCACCCCCACCACACTCGGCAAGGAACTGGCGGTCATCGCCCACCGCCTGAACCGCCAGCTTGCACGCATAGCCAAGACCGAGTTCCTGGGCAAGATCAACGGCGCCACCGGCACCTACGCCGCACACGTCGCGTCGGTCCCGAATGCTGACTGGGAAGCCGTCGCCAAGACGTTCGTTGAAGGCCTGGGCCTCACCTGGAACCCACTCACCACCCAGATCGAAAGCCACGACTGGCAGGCCGAGCTCTACGCCGACATCGCCCGCTTCAACCGCATCCTGCACAACGTTTGCACGGACATTTGGAGCTACATCTCAATCGGCTACTTCCGCCAGATCCCGGTTGCCGGCGCCACCGGTTCCTCCACGATGCCGCACAAGGTCAACCCGATCCGTTTCGAGAACGCGGAAGCCAACCTTGAAATCTCCAACGGTCTCCTGGACACCTTGGGTGCCACGCTGGTGACCTCCCGCTGGCAGCGCGACCTGACGGATTCCTCATCGCAGCGCAACATCGGTGTTGCCTTCGGCCACTCGCTGCTGGCCATCTCCAACGTCGCCAAGGGCCTCAAAGCCCTCGACGTCGCCGAGGAAGTCCTCGCAGGCGACCTCGACGCCAACTGGGAAGTCCTGGGTGAAGCCATCCAGATGGTCATGCGCGCAGAGGCCATTGCCGGCGTCGAAGGCATGGAAAACCCGTACGAACGGCTGAAGGACCTCACCCGCGGCCAGCGAGTGGACGGTGCCCGAATGCAGGAATTCGTGCAGGGACTTGGCCTCTCCGCCGACGCCGAGGCCCGCCTGCTCGCCCTGACCCCGGGCAAGTACACGGGCATCGCCGACAAGTTGGTGGACCACCTGCAATAAGAACAGAAGTACGACGACGGCGGGCCGGGGCTTGGGGCCGGTTCTAGCGGTCGTTGCAACACCCAGAATTTTTGGGAGTTGCAACGACCGTGTCGTCTTTAAAGAAGGTACCGGTAAACCGGCGGATGTACGCGCCTGAGCTAAGGACTCAGTTCTTTCAAGCCCTTGATCGTCTTGGCAGCGTCACTGCCGCAGCTTCGGAACTTGGACTGAATCGGGTGACTTGTTACCAGTGGTGCCGGAAGGCTGGCGTCCGGAACGAGAAGGTCGTCAGGACGCAGTACGCGCCAGAGCAGAAAGAAGAGTTCTTCACGGTCCTCCGGCGCGTGGAGAGCGTGACTCTGGCCGCTGCCGAACTTGGTTTGAACGTCAATACCTGCCACCGCTGGGCCTCGGAAGCGGGAATTGCCAGCAAAGCCCCAGGATCCGACCGGCGGGAAAAATTCCTCCGGCTGCGGAAGGTCGGAATGAGCCGAAGCGAAGCCATCACCGCCGTAGGTGTCAATCCTAAGACCGCCCGGGAGTGGGAACGCGGGATCAGGAAGTCTGGTGGGCGACGCATTTATCCGGATGGCCGGGTGGTCGATTACAAACGTGGTGTGACCACTAAGACCTCTTCCACCGGCACACCAGGAGTGGTGCCGGTGGAAGTATCAGCGTTAGAGAAACCTATTGACCCGCGATACCTCAATGTTCAGGAACGGGAATTGATCCGGGATCTGCAGGCAGCTGGCTCCTCGGTGAGGGCGATCGCCCGCACCATCGGCAGATCGCCTTCAACAGTCAGCCGGGAGCTGGCACGAAATACCGACCCCCTCCTGGGCTACTTGCCCCACGGAGCGCATCGCAAGGCAGCTACCCGGCGGAGGCGGCCCAAGTCCGCCAAACTGGCCATCGAGTCGGGCCTGCGCAACTACGTGAAAGACAAGTTGCTCCTACGCTGGTCTCCAGAGCAGATCAGCCACACCCTGGTCGAAGAATTCCCCGACAGACCGGAGATGCGCGTGAGCACCGAGACCATTTATCAGGCCCTCTACCTCCAGGCACGGGGCGGACTCAAACGCGAGGTCCAGGCAGCGCTACGCACCGGCCGGACCCGCCGGAAACCCCACCGCACGGACGAGCAGCGCACCCCCAGATTCGTCGACCCGATGATCATGATTTCCGAACGACCACCCGAGATCGAGGACCGCGCGGTGCCCGGCCATTGGGAGGGCGACCTCATCACCGGGGCCCTGAACCAGTCCGCGATCGCGACCTTAGTCGAGCGCACCACCCGATACGTGATGCTCGTCCACCTCCCGGGCGACCACACCGCCGAAACTGTCCGCGACGGCCTCATCAAAACAATGGCGACATTGCCGGCACACCTGCGAGGCTCCCTGACCTGGGACCAAGGCGCCGAAATGGCAGCCCACAAATCCTTCACCCTCGCCACCGACATGCAGGTCTATTTTTGCGACCCCGCCAGCCCCTGGCAACGCGGCTCAAACGAAAACACCAACGGCCTGCTACGCCAATACTTCCCCAAAGGCACCGACCTATCCGCCTACGGACCCGAAGACCTCGAACACGTCGCCCAGGAACTCAACGGCCGCCCACGCAAAACGCTCGGCTGGAAAACCCCAGCCGAGCGCCTACGTGATTTACTACTAACCACCTAACCAACAGGTGTTGCAACGACTCCTAGAAACCGCCTGGTGCCTCGGCCCGCCGTCGGCGTTAATCGTGCTTTCTCCCAGCTTCCCTCCCGGGATCGAGCGCGGAATTCCGGGCCACGGCGTGTCGGGTCCCTCCGGTGCTTGAGTGGCTGATTGGCTGGGAAGACTGGAGGAAACTCGCGGTGCAGCCAGTGGAAACCAGCACAGCCGGCGCAGCCAGTGCGGCGGTTCATGTGACCGCGCGACCCTCTCTGGAAAAGGATCAGTGACGACGTAAGGAGCGGAGCACTTATGAAGCTCCTGTTGATCAGGCACGGACAAACGCCCGGAAATGTTGCCGGCCAACTGGACACAGCTTTTCCAGGACCGGGACTGACAGAACTCGGTGAGCGCCAAGCAGCGGCCCTCCCGGATGCGCTGGCGGACGATGCCATCGAGGTGCTCTACACCTCCACGCTGCTGCGCACCCAACGGACTGTCGCTCCTTTGACGAAGGCCACAGGCTTGAAGCCAGCCATTCTGGAGGGGGTCCACGAGATTGAGGCGGGCGCCTTGGAGAAGAAAACAGACCATGAGTCGCACCTCCGCTACATGAGCACAGTCTTTGCCTGGACGGACGGCGACTTGGACGTCCGGATGCCGGGCGCTTTCACTGGACATGACTTCTTCGCCCGGTTCGATGCGTCCGTGGAGGAAGTTGCGGCCGCTGGACACTCCACGGCCGCGATCGTCAGCCATGGTGCCGCGATCCGCTGCTGGGCGGGACGCCGGGCGACGGACATCGACACTGTTTTCGCTCAAACCCATCAACTCCCGAATACCGGAATCGTGGCTCTCGAAGGCGACCCCCGGAATGGCTGGAAAGTGCTGCACTGGGACCAGATCCCCGTGGGCGGAATGGCCTTGGCCGACCGAACCGCGGAGGATCCCACGGGCGAGGCCCGTCAGCCCTGATCGGCGCGAGTCCGCTGCGGGCGGATTCTGATTCTTGGCGTTGTGAGGCCGGCTCTGCACCCCATAACGCCTCCGGAGTGCGCAGAGCGGGCCCCACAATGCGGGAAAGGCCGGCAATTCTCCGGACGCTTACGCGCAGGAAACACCGCGGTAACCACTGCTCCCTAGGCTTGAGAGGCATAGACACCTCCCCGAAAACCGGCGAAAAGAGGCAAGATGCAGACCAACCCACGGCTCAACATCCGGCAGGTCACATGGGCCAACCCCGTGGGTGCTGACCTCCGGGCCGCACAGCAGGCTGAACTCGATGCCCGGTTCGGCAGCAAGGACCATGAGCCGGGGCCTCCGCCGTCGGAAGCAGATACCGCCGTATTTGTTGTGGCGTACGAGAAATGCTCAGGTCAACCGCTGGGGTGCGGCGGACTCAGGATGCTCGACGAGAAGACTGCGGAGATCAAGAGGCTGTACGTGGTTCCCTATGCCCGTGGTTCGGGAGTCGCGAGCTCCATCCTTGCCGCGCTGGAAGCCCAAGCGCATTCCCACGGGTTCAGTGTCATCGCTGCGGAGGCGGGTTCGGCCCAGTCTGACGGTCGAAGCTTCTACGAGAGCGCCGGTTTTGCAGCGGTACCGAATTTTGGCCCATATGTTGGCGCCACCGAATCGTATTGCTACTCCAAGAGGATCGACTCCCACAGCGCTTCGCACACAGCCATGGCGTAGCAAGGCCGGCGTGGCTGGAGTTGGTGTACGGGGTTGCGAATTCCGCGCCGGGACGCCCCCACTGGGCGTTGTGAACACGGCAGCGTCGGAGCCGGGCGGCGGTCCTGCGTCGCAACATCAAGCGGCCGCCGCCGCAGTTCGATAATCTCGGATTATGGAAAAAGCAGACATCACCTTTCGCACCCGCAAATGGGTGCGGCCCGAGGACCTCAACGCCAACGGCACGCTCTTTGGTGGCAGCCTGCTGAAGTGGATCGATGAAGAGGCCGCGATTTACGCCATCCTCCAGCTTGGCAACGGCCGGGCCGTGACCAAGTACATCTCCGAGATCAACTTTGTGAGCTCGGCTGTGCAAGGCGACCTGATCGAGATGGGGCTGACAGCCAAGCGCTTCGGCCGCACCTCCCTGACCATGCGCGCCGAAGTGCGCAACATGATCACCCGCCAGGCCATCCTGACCATCGAGGAAATAGTCTTCGTGAACCTGGGCACCGACGGACGGCCGCAGCCGCACGGCTACACGGAAATCACCTACGACCGGGACCGCATCCCCACGCATCACCTGACGGAAACGCTCGACGAGGACTGAACCACCCGGCGTCGTGCTCTTTGTACGGACGCTGGGATGGCGGCACAGCGTTCAGTCGCGTTGCTGACTCCGGCAACGCGGGACAATGCCAAGGTGCGCGCCCGGTCCGGTGCTGGTCGACGTCACGCGGATCAAGGTCACGGGGCAGGATGGCGTGTGGTCGGAAGCAACCTACTGCAGGTACCGGAAGACGGTCCAGGACCTGGAATTCAGGCAGCAGTCGGCGGAGTGCCGCGCGCTGAAAGTTGCCT includes the following:
- a CDS encoding alpha-ketoacid dehydrogenase subunit beta; translated protein: MVTMTIAKAINEGLRASLTDNPKSLLMGEDIGHLGGVYRVTDGLIKEFGDERVLDTPLAESGIVGTAIGLALRGYSPVCEIQFDGFVYPAFNQITTQLAKIHARSLGKLTVPVVIRIPYGGGIGSIEHHSESPEALFAHTAGLRIISPSNAHDAYWMIQKAIECQDPVIFFEPKRRYWLKGEVDVENAGLSEDPFKAHVVREGTDATIVAYGPLVPVALAAANAATEDGRSIEVIDLRSISPLDFDTVEASVKKTGRLIVAHEAPTFGGIGGEIAARISERAFLHLEAPVIRVGGFHMPYPVAKVEEDYLPDIDKILEALDRSLAY
- the pdhA gene encoding pyruvate dehydrogenase (acetyl-transferring) E1 component subunit alpha — translated: MGSTQLPPGTEDTLAATSAAAAAPGEPVEMVQLLGPDGKLGSDPVFSDYAKRIDPEKLRVFYTDMARIRRFDQEATALQRQGELALWVPLTGQEAAQIGSGHASQPQDYIFPTYREHGVALVRNVDLAELLKQFRGVSNGGWDPRENNFHLYTLVLAAQTLHAVGYAMGIQRDQKLAAATDSTDPKAAVIAYFGDGASSEGDVHESMVFAASYDAPVVFFCQNNHWAISVPTEVQTKVPLANRAKGYGFPGIRVDGNDVIAVHAVTEWALEHAREGRGPVLIEAYTYRVGAHTTADDPTKYRESAEEAAWREKDPLDRLETYLRAEGLADEAFFDQVKADGDELAKYVRSTTHGLEVPDIRDAFASVYAEQHPLIAEELAWFEEYSAGFESDEETAN
- a CDS encoding histidinol-phosphate transaminase, whose translation is MTTTDNAPEGVLPRPVVDRLPKYAAGKPPAAIEGLTSYKLSSNENPLPPIPAVLQAIADQSDINRYPDPLATKLRTALAGFLDVPADDVVTGAGSLGALNQILATFAGQNDDGKQDEVIYAWRSFEAYPICVGLAGAASVQIPLLADGRHDLETMASAVTVRTKVILLCTPNNPTGPILTAEETERFIQSVPPHVVVVIDEAYQEFVRDADAVDGIKLYRDYPNVVVLRTFSKAHGLAGLRVGYSVSGPALTQHLRVTATPFAVSQIAERAAVTSLENFDQVVERVQSLVDERDRVTAGLRDLGWFVPEAQGNFIWLNLGEHSGEFAALAAEQALSVRAFANEGVRVSIGEVEANTRFLELCAGYTKAPLGS
- a CDS encoding phage holin family protein; this translates as MGSFIIRVLINGLALWVATWLLQGMDITTSATETAATNAGLTQGADTAGIILAYLFIGLIFGVVNAVVRPLVRLLSLPVTILTLGLFTIVINAAMLYLTAWLSSFTPVHLTLDSFFWTAILASLIISIISMVAGLIPGARKR
- the purB gene encoding adenylosuccinate lyase, with the translated sequence MAESPRVSLASEPLALGALDGRYRAAVAPLVDYLSEAALNRDRVHVEVEWLIHLTSQSVLPGAGPLSDEQIAQLRAIVTDFNAESVNELAEIEAVTVHDVKAVEYYIGRRLPAIGIENLTAMVHFGCTSEDINNLSYAVGIKGAVENVWLPNAAALVQQIEAMAEENRAVPMLSRTHGQPATPTTLGKELAVIAHRLNRQLARIAKTEFLGKINGATGTYAAHVASVPNADWEAVAKTFVEGLGLTWNPLTTQIESHDWQAELYADIARFNRILHNVCTDIWSYISIGYFRQIPVAGATGSSTMPHKVNPIRFENAEANLEISNGLLDTLGATLVTSRWQRDLTDSSSQRNIGVAFGHSLLAISNVAKGLKALDVAEEVLAGDLDANWEVLGEAIQMVMRAEAIAGVEGMENPYERLKDLTRGQRVDGARMQEFVQGLGLSADAEARLLALTPGKYTGIADKLVDHLQ
- a CDS encoding IS30 family transposase; translation: MSRSEAITAVGVNPKTAREWERGIRKSGGRRIYPDGRVVDYKRGVTTKTSSTGTPGVVPVEVSALEKPIDPRYLNVQERELIRDLQAAGSSVRAIARTIGRSPSTVSRELARNTDPLLGYLPHGAHRKAATRRRRPKSAKLAIESGLRNYVKDKLLLRWSPEQISHTLVEEFPDRPEMRVSTETIYQALYLQARGGLKREVQAALRTGRTRRKPHRTDEQRTPRFVDPMIMISERPPEIEDRAVPGHWEGDLITGALNQSAIATLVERTTRYVMLVHLPGDHTAETVRDGLIKTMATLPAHLRGSLTWDQGAEMAAHKSFTLATDMQVYFCDPASPWQRGSNENTNGLLRQYFPKGTDLSAYGPEDLEHVAQELNGRPRKTLGWKTPAERLRDLLLTT
- a CDS encoding histidine phosphatase family protein yields the protein MKLLLIRHGQTPGNVAGQLDTAFPGPGLTELGERQAAALPDALADDAIEVLYTSTLLRTQRTVAPLTKATGLKPAILEGVHEIEAGALEKKTDHESHLRYMSTVFAWTDGDLDVRMPGAFTGHDFFARFDASVEEVAAAGHSTAAIVSHGAAIRCWAGRRATDIDTVFAQTHQLPNTGIVALEGDPRNGWKVLHWDQIPVGGMALADRTAEDPTGEARQP
- a CDS encoding GNAT family N-acetyltransferase, which translates into the protein MQTNPRLNIRQVTWANPVGADLRAAQQAELDARFGSKDHEPGPPPSEADTAVFVVAYEKCSGQPLGCGGLRMLDEKTAEIKRLYVVPYARGSGVASSILAALEAQAHSHGFSVIAAEAGSAQSDGRSFYESAGFAAVPNFGPYVGATESYCYSKRIDSHSASHTAMA
- a CDS encoding hotdog domain-containing protein: MEKADITFRTRKWVRPEDLNANGTLFGGSLLKWIDEEAAIYAILQLGNGRAVTKYISEINFVSSAVQGDLIEMGLTAKRFGRTSLTMRAEVRNMITRQAILTIEEIVFVNLGTDGRPQPHGYTEITYDRDRIPTHHLTETLDED